A window of Equus caballus isolate H_3958 breed thoroughbred chromosome 21, TB-T2T, whole genome shotgun sequence genomic DNA:
TTTTTCTCCTAGGGGTGGACCAAGATTGTCACTCCCTTCTCCGAACTGGGAAAAAGTTTCTTCCTCCCAAACTCTAGGCTTCTGGCGCAGACAGGCAGCAAGGCAGACCTTCGCTTCGCGGCAGAATCGCGGGCCAGGGCACAAAGGAAATGTTCTGTGGGTGGCTCTCCCGGCTGGATGCACCCTGGGGACCCTTTCAAGGGCTCCATAAAAGTCGCTGGAATAAATGGGCTCAATTGTCTGCGCACCGTTTGGCTGAGCCCCACTTCCTCGCGCCCCAATTTATTTACATTCCTGATGCCTCTCCGCGCTTCTGGGCGCCCCCACACTGCCCAGAGTTAACAGAGTCAAGAGAGGGAGAGTGTGTGAAGGGAAGTGGGACAGAGGCCGGTGGCCTGGCCCTCTGACGCTGATCTCCACCTGGTTTTGCAGCCTCTCCTCTCCTGAGAGGGTCCCCCAGCCTTATCACAGGCTGCTCCTTTGCTCTTCTCCCCATTCTCGTCACTCCTGCCCcttgatgggggtgggggtgggggctagCATCCCCTAATGcactctcctcttttccctcccagAGAAGGCCACGTTGCAGTGTCTGCACACCCTGGGCCTCCGCCTGCGTCAGTAGGCGGAGCTACTGGGCAGCAGGTCATAGCGTCCCCCACTATAGACCACCACGCCAGGCGGGTAGTAGAGGTCGGGCTCCGCGGCCGGGTGGAGAGGCGCCAGGGCCTGCAGCCCCTGATCCTCGGGCTCTGGCTTAGTGGTGGCGGTGAAGGGGCGCATGCTGGTGAGCGAAGGCGACGCGATGCACCAAAGCAAGTTCTTGAGCGCCTTGCGGAACTCTCGGCGCACGAGGCAGTAGAGGATGGGGTTGAGGCAGCTGTTGGAGTGAGCCAGGCACACGCTCACGGGGAACGCGTATACCTGGCACAGGAAGTACTCTTGGCTGAAGGGCACTGCGTTGAACTTGATGAGGATGCTCCAGGTGGTGAGCGCCTGGTTGGGCAGCCAACACAGGAAGAAGGACAGGACCACGATGGTCACTGATTTGGTGACTTTAGACCGCCTCCGGGCGCTGGCTCCAGCCAAGCCTCCTCCAGCCGCTGGGGCGCCTCCTTCGGTCCCTGCCACGCGGTGGTCGGAGATGAAGCGTACCAGCAGCAGATAGCACAGGCTAATGATGCCCAGCGGCAGCACGAAGCCTAGCAGCACTTTCTGCAAGTGGTAGAGGCCCAGCCAGAACTGCCTGTCGCCGCCCAGCAACTTGTCGGGGAAGCGCACCAGGCACAGCTCCTCGCCCATCACCTTGATCGTGGTGGAGAAGATGGCATTGGGCAGGGAGGCCAGCACGGCCGAGGCCCAGATCAGCACGCACAGTGCCTTGGCCGAGAAGCAGCAGCTGTCCTCCAGGCTCTGACCGCAGCAGTCGCCCCGGCTGTGCCCTCGGGTCCGGTGGCTCTTAAGAGCTGAAGCCACCGAGTGGTATCGCGCCACGCTCATGGCGGTGAGGAAGAAGACGCTGGCGTACATGTTTATGGACGTCACTATGGATACGATCTTACACATGGCCTTGCCGAAGGGCCATTTGAAGTCGAGAGCGTTCTCTACTGCCCAGAAGGGCAGGGTGAGCACAAACTGAAAGTCCGTTAGCGCCAGGTTGGTGACGAAGAGGTTGATGTAGGACTTGCGCCAGCCTTGCTTGCTCTTCATCAGGTAGAGCACCAGCAGGTTGCCCGCCAGCCCCAACGCGCAAACCACCCAGTACACCACGCTGATGAGGATCCGAACCCGGGCCTCGGTGTCCGCGCTCTCCGCCCCGCCGCTACCCGGGGGATGCCCTGGCGCGGCGCCGTCGGGCAACTCTAGCCCCAGCTCCCACCACAAGTCCTGGAGCTGCAGCGACGTGTTGCCACTGCTGTTGGCAGCCTGCAGAAGGTCCGGGATGAGACGGAAGAGTTCTGCGAGCTCGTCCCCGCCAGCCGCCTTATTCATGGTGGCTATCGTGGCTCGAACGCCCACCTGCATGCTCAGGTGCCTCTAGGTCATGTTCCAGGGACAAGACCTAAGAGAGTCCAGCTCCCACAGGGGTCTTTCCCGGGACGAGGGCGCAGGGCATGAGTGGGAGCTTTCAAAGCAGCCGCTGAAGATAGAGCCTAGGAATTGGGCGCCAAGCGCGTCCCGGGCGCCCAGGAGTTGCGCTCAGTTGGCTCTGGAGGGGAGTTGAGCAGAGCTCAGCTCCCAAGGCGAACAGTCAGCGTCCAGGTGTTCTCTCGCCAAGGTCAGAGTCTCAGGGTCTCTACTGTACGACTCAGACTTTCACCCCTGCGTTTCCCGTTGTCACTTGGCACTAGCGTATAACCCACCCGGCCTCTCAGGACCGCTATTGCGCGCCCGCGCCTTCTCTTTCAAATACCTTTGTCGCTTCCTCTGCTGCTGCTTGGACGAGGTTTCTGtcctttgaaagaaaaagataggaGAGTTCCGTCTACCTCGCTCTGACTCTCTGGAGGTCTTTCGATGTCGTTGTCGCTGTCTCACGTTTCGTCTCTCCGCTGTTGTCGACTCCCAGTGAGTTGCCAGCTCCGCTCACCCGAGTTAAATTCTCAAGACGTTCGCGGAGTTACACCCGCAAAGCCGAGGCTGCGGGCTCCCAAAGAGCATGCGTAAACCCCTCGCAGAGAGTGGGGGCGCTTTCCGAGGTGCTGAACTTCGCCGCGCCCTCCgcgggggaggaaggagaggcggGCAGTAGGCAGAGCCCATTGGTCAACTCCCCTTTTCCTCTTCaaagtttcaaaagaaaatagTCGTAACCCTTTACTTGCTGGAGAAATTCTGCTTTTACTTGAgatcccttttcctttctttattcctgAACATAactattggatttttttctcttcattactcccactttatttttgaaattatccCATTTGCTGAAGGATGGTTCTAAAAATACAcaatctcttgcccatttttctttttaaaagcaataatagTGTCCTCTCTCCATGCCCAGATCCTAAATCAGATGATGGGCTTTGTGAATACACAAACTCAAGTTCCACTTGCCTTTCTTTAATTAGCTGACTACTTTAATTGGTGCCTGTGATTGCCAGGATTTTCAAAGGGTTTTCACCTAGCAgaacttgggggtggggagtgggcagaaCTCTGCAAGTTCTCTGCTTTGGTATATTCTGAGAACTGAAGCTAAGCCGAACATATAATTGGTGAGCCGAATTCACAGACATTAGGTACCACCTGTCTAGCTCTCAGCtcaaatctcttcaacaaattgttTACTCACATAAACCCGTATTCTCTTTACCTTGATGCAGTTGGAATAGAAGATCCCAGAGGGTTGTTTTGGGACCACCAGTTCCCGATTTCCATCACTCTTATAATCAGAACTCTTTACCAGGTTTAAAGACCGATGGAAGTAAATTCTAAGGAAACTTCTATGTTCCTTTGGGCAAGGGGATCCAGTGTAAACCATTTGAATTACATCTTAAATTGCAGTTTATTTAAATGACAGCACAACTTCTCTAGTATAAATTACACTTTTTACGGTGGGCTTAAGAGATTTGAAATGTTTTCCTTACTGCCTGGGActaaactgaaataaaagtatCTTTAAACCTATTTGTCCTCAGTCCTGGGGTAATGCAGAACTTGCGACTTTACTTGTAGAGATAAGGAGGATACGACTTTAAAGCAGAGGAGATAGAAAAAATTTAGTGAAAAAACAAACACGGTacccaaaatatatgaagggaAACAAACAATCTTGATTCCAAAGCGAAAACACAGTTCCAGAGAACACACTTCATCGTAAACGCTGGACTGCTCAGCCTGCCCGGTAGAGGGCGCCAGGGCTCTGGtaaaaccaaaaagcaaaccAAGCCACCTCTTTGGAACAGCTCCAATATGGAGAAGCCCGGCCAGCCCTGAAATTCCTCCCAATCCACAGGCTGCTTCCGTGCATACCTCTTACCCCTATTTTAGTAGCCTCACCTTCAGGCTCAgtgttcactttattttttactagttttttctccattaaattttaatctctcctttattaaaaaaattttttaaaaaatatttcaaggtgCTGTTGAAAAACAAGGAAGCCTAGGGCATACCCTGAAagctctttgcctcagttttctctgttgTATATAGAAGGAATTgtggttttcaaatattctgAGGATAGGTCTGAGCGGGTGACATCAGAGTCAGCAGGGGAGCTTGCTGAAAACGTAGGCTgcagccctcctccagccccgGCTGGCCCCGGAGATTCTGACTCTCAGTGGAGTTGGAAAGGGGCCcaagaatctacattttaaacgCGTTCTTCCAGGTGATACAAAtttttccccaagtttgggaacATCtggatttttattccttttctaacTCTTCGCGTAAAAAAATTTAAGcgccaaaaaagaaataatgtccaCTGATGGCTTATCACACACTGAGATGGGaagtgaaggaagagaagagggttTTGCCAAGTTTCCCTAAAATCGCACTTAGGCCTGACAGCGACCTTTCTTCACCATTGGTCTGGGAGGGCCATGCGCTCCTGAGGAATACCAGGCCTTGAGTACTAGCCAGCACCGCTCAGATTGAGCCCTCAGGAAAGGCTGTTCCCAAGTATGACTCTCAGAGAGTGCTGCCCAGATGCAGAAATCACAGATCTTTTACATTACCGTAATTGTGAACAGAGTTCCTACTATATACGCAAAACAATGCATTAGGTGTTTGGACATATAACATCAGTGATACAATACGAATAATAGAAGCAATGATCACCACTCACATTACATGTTTATTTGGATACTATTATTTTCctagggttgctgtaacaaattattacaaactaggtggtttaaaacaacagaaatttattctctcaatgtactggaggctagaagtcagaAGTCAATGTGTTGGGAGAGTTGATTCCTTCTGGAAGTCCTGAGGAAGAAACcatccatgcctctctcctagcttctaaTGGTTCTAAGGtaattccttggcttgtagctacatctctcccttctctgtctctgtcttcagaTGACATTCTCCCCTCTCTGTGTATGTGGGTGtctgttttctctccttataaggacattAGTCATTGAATTAGGGTCCATtttaatccagtatgacttcatcttaactaactacatctgcaaagaccctgtttacaaacaaggtcacattcgcAGGTACTGGGGGCTAGGACttgaatatatctttttgagGGACACAGTTCTACCCACTACAGATAATAACTGTGTTCACTGTGCATAGAATTTTATCTGCATCATTTCACGTAATGCTCACAACCAGTGAGCTTGATACTATTATTACCCCAAATCTGATTTCTAGCAAATCTGATTTGCTACTTGACATTTCCACATGGttactgatttttcctttaaatttctcaATCTTAGTAAATGGCATTACTATTCACTTAACTGTTCAAGCTAAAAACCTAAGagtaattctttatttcttattttccctcATACCCATTCTAAGTAGGTCCTGTTAGCATGTTCtcaagaacagaaacaaaaattccCCAAACCAAAAAATTCCTGAATCCATctacttctctccatttctctctgtaTTAGTTATCTCTTGCTGAATAACAATTTATGCTAAAACTatatggcttaaaacaacaaacattatctcacagtttctgcaAGTCAGAAATCCAGGTGCAGCATAAAGTCATTGGCTCAAGGTCTCTCAAGAGGTTGCAGTCAAACTATCGGTTGGGGCTGTGGTTTCATCTGAAGGCTTATGTGGTAGGAAGAAGAGTCTGCCTCTAAGCTTACTCACCTGGTTGCTGGCCGACCTTGATCTTTCACCATGTGGGATTCTCCACATGGCTGCTTCACAGTATGGCAGCTGGTTTCCACCAGCGTgagtgatgagagagagagaactgggcATGAAAACTATAGTCTTTTTATAATCTAATATCAGATGTGACACTCCCACCACTTctgccatgttttattttttagaggtGAGTTGGTAAGTCAAGTCCACAGTCAAGGAGAGGGGAGTTATACAATAACATGCTTACTaggaggcagggatcattggGACCATCTTAAAGGCTGACTACCACTGCAGGGCAGGTTGTTACAACATCCAGCAGAAAACAGGGGTTGAAGGTCTACTCAACCGAGCAATATTTCCCCAGCTACACAGTGCTAGGGCAACAGAGATTGAAGTTCAAGCCTAGTAAAGTGGAGGGGAATAAGTAAATAGTCCAGGCTTTCAGTCAAAACCCCAGAAAAGGCACACCCTAAGGGTAAGTTCTACACTCTATTCTCAACAATCAGAAAATACACTCTTTCTTCAAGTCTGCAtagaacattcaccaaaataagcCACAGGCTGGGCCAAAATCAAgtttcaacaaatttcaaagggtTGAAATCACACAGACATGTATTTTGagcacagtggaattaaactagaaatcaacaaaagGTTGATAACTACAAGTCCTCAAATGTGTCGAAATTAAGCAGCATTTTAACCAACCCATGAGTTAAAGAACTAACATTTATAAgatgttataaaataaattataaaatattttatagtaaatcataataaaatatgacatcaaaatttgtgggatgcaactaaagcagggcttagagggaaatttatagctatatatgcatctttttaaaaagaagaaaggtcaaaCATCAACGATCTAGGCTTCCAACTCAAGATACtcgaggaagaaaaataaattaattccaaAAGAAGAAGTATGGAAATAttaaagagaagagcagaaatacatgaagGGCCCTCGCTATGTCAGGGATAAACCTTCTAGTTGCTAGGTCAtagagaggtgaggggagggggctCTCAAGGGAGGACCAGAGCAGCCCAGAGGTGGTTACTCAGAGGGCTTGGGGCAGAGGTCAACCAGTAGGTATGGAGATgtataaacactttttaaaatctctgctgCTATGCTCACTCATACCAGCTGAATATGAATATGAGGTCTCCTCAATATGATGCCACCATCTATTGAACCATTCTTGTCAACTTAACTCCACCAGATACAACATCCTTGACACTGAATTGCACTGACACTACCCCACTAGTCATTCCCCATATTTTGATAAgcaatctccctctctcttagTTTACTGTGTTCTTTTTGCCTAAATGGACATTTCTCTCCTATCCCTTTTGCCTGACTGGTGAATTACTGATTGTTCTTCAAGGTTAAACTCACACAATTATTTCCTCTTTGGaagattttattattcctaaTATTTTCTAGAGAGAATTAGTCACTCTTTCTGTGCTCCCAAAGGACTTTATATGAACATTTATTACAGCGCTTATTACTGTCtcagacagacaataacaaacaACTACCCCTCCTTCAAACTGAATACCTCTTGAGAACTATATTCCATGTTTAATCTCTTTGTATCCTCAATTCCTGACATAGTGCCTGGAAAATTATATGCAGCTTGAACCCATGAATGAGTCATTAATTCCATTTCTTACTAACCActaacattcattcaacaataagaaagaaatTCCCAGTTGGAAGACCCTGCAATCATCTGCAAACTCTGTTTCAAGTGCTTTTCCAGTCCTCCTCCCCATGTTCCACACACTCAGAACTTGGCAACTGCCATTCTCAATGCACTGGAAGCAATATTCTCCCTGACTTTTGCCTTAGTTAGGAGGGTCTCTGTAATCAGGGAAACAATCATGGGTCCCAGTTAAATAGTTAGTTGGGACTTGTTTcataaaaagatattaaaatgagTCTGGATTACTTTACAGCATTCTGAAAGCAAAAAATGtcacatttcattatttttctaaatcaaattaaACCCGGCTTAAAGCTCCCCTTATTAAGTTGGAGAGAAATCAAGACCAGCCAACTTTGGTGACTTCCTGTTCTTCAACGGGGCTATTCCCCAGGCTCATGCAgtctggagaagagaaggagggccCTGGTCCTCACGCCAAGCTGGCACACTGCTGCTGTCTTTAACTCTCGAGGACTGAGTGGCCCCCCAAATTGGGCAGCTCCACTGGCAGCTTCATTTATCATACTGAGATCTGCTCTGGAGTCCTCTGTTGAGTGTCTCAACATCATGGCCCTAATGTGTAAGACATCTGTATGGTCATCCTCACTCTGGGATGCTGCATTGAGGTAGGCTCTGAACCCATTCTGGAATCTCCAACCCTCTTCCTATCCCAGTTCCTAAGGCTCACCATCTTCTGGTGTTGAATACCTccttttttaattattgaaactCCATTTCTTTCACCATTGAGAAAAAACTCAACCTAATCACCTCATGCCCTCTAAAATAGTGATTCTTAAAATGCAGTCCCAGCCAGgagcattagcatcacctgggagcttgttagacatATAAATTTACAGGCTCCACCCAATACCTACAGAATCATAAACCCTGGAGTCAGGCCCAGCAATCTAgggtttaacaagccctccaggtgattttgatgtattaaagtttgagaacaactGTTCTAAAACAAAGAAGTAGCTTTCCCCCCAACTCCTACTCtgaaacacacacagagacaaaaCTGTTAGCCACTCTTCCCCTTAAGGAAAGCCCAGACACCAGGACAACAGGATGTGATAGGAGGGAGGGCATGTGGGTATGGAGActgattacttttcctttctaaGGTTATGAATGCCcatcagagaaagaaacaaaacacaggaaaattTCTGTGGCAGGATGACTTATTGATGTACTGTTTCTTTGCTGTCTTAGAATCTCTTGAGGACCTTAAAAGCATTCCAATCCCTGGGTTTCTCCCCCCAGGAATTCTGAATTAATAAGTCTGGAGTGAGTCCAGATGTTACTTTTCCAAAGTTCCCCACATTATTCTAATGCACGGCCAAGGGTAAAGTCCATTGCCCTTGATCCCCTGTTGCTTATTTGAAGATGACCCAGGTCAACTAACTCACCATTAACTTGTAGGCTTGCTTGTGACTCAGTGAAGGATGGAATGGGAGCATCCAGTCCTAGGTTCTACCAGTTGCCTCATATTCAGTCAAGAGTTgacatttctattattttccttgCTTACTCACTCATGATCAGAGGAGCAGTTATAGCCTTCACACACAGGTCTAACAATTGCAAAGTCACTTAGGAATGCTTTTGAATATCAGTTTCTATACTCTTCCTATTTCTGTCATTGCAAACTAGCTGAGGCTGATTTTTCTTGTGTAGCTTTCAAGTtccttttgttaaaaatcagtaGTCACCCATAGTAGAGGTGCATAAGGGATGATCTCGGTCCCCTCTCTACCACCTCTTTACCAGGTTTCAAAGAAGCATAGCTCATAACAAGTTCTGCCACTTACATTTATTTGTAAGCAGAAACAAAAGAATCATACAACCCATTCTGTAGGCTCAATGAATCTAGCGAGCATCTAGCATAAAGGGTTCTCGTGCTTGGGACTGATTGAACTTCTTGAATATATGAGTTTATAGtcttcatcaaatttggaaaaattttggccattatttcttcaaatagtttttgATTCCCCTCAACCCTTTTGTAAACTTCAATTATGTGCATATTATGCTGTTTGAAGTGTTCCACGGCTCCCTGATGCAGTGTGGGGtttattttccagtctttttatctatgtgtttcattttggatagtttctatgacttcaagttcactaatattttcttttgtagcaTCCAATCAGCTAGTAATACTATGTAGTGTAGTTTCCATCTCAgacattgtttttttaatccctgGAAGTTCAACTTGGATCTTTTTTATATCTCTCCTCAACATGCTCGTGATTTCTTCTATCTTCTTAAAcctataaaatgtaattattataCCTTTAAAAATACCCTCATCTACTCATTCTATCAGAAGTGTCATTTCTGGGGCTGTTTCTATCGATTgacttttctcctcattttgaaCTGCATTTCCCTGcatctttgc
This region includes:
- the RXFP3 gene encoding relaxin-3 receptor 1, whose amino-acid sequence is MQVGVRATIATMNKAAGGDELAELFRLIPDLLQAANSSGNTSLQLQDLWWELGLELPDGAAPGHPPGSGGAESADTEARVRILISVVYWVVCALGLAGNLLVLYLMKSKQGWRKSYINLFVTNLALTDFQFVLTLPFWAVENALDFKWPFGKAMCKIVSIVTSINMYASVFFLTAMSVARYHSVASALKSHRTRGHSRGDCCGQSLEDSCCFSAKALCVLIWASAVLASLPNAIFSTTIKVMGEELCLVRFPDKLLGGDRQFWLGLYHLQKVLLGFVLPLGIISLCYLLLVRFISDHRVAGTEGGAPAAGGGLAGASARRRSKVTKSVTIVVLSFFLCWLPNQALTTWSILIKFNAVPFSQEYFLCQVYAFPVSVCLAHSNSCLNPILYCLVRREFRKALKNLLWCIASPSLTSMRPFTATTKPEPEDQGLQALAPLHPAAEPDLYYPPGVVVYSGGRYDLLPSSSAY